The Alnus glutinosa chromosome 7, dhAlnGlut1.1, whole genome shotgun sequence genome includes a region encoding these proteins:
- the LOC133873367 gene encoding putative cyclin-D7-1, which yields MENLLCDEAWPSSPVAPIDHQSTESYRGSFYPTKEDSEEALSIYLEKEISYMPEANYVEHLRSQNLTNARYRATRWLFRSRSRLNLPFGAAFNAANYLDRFISMNQCNGWSYWMVELLSVACLSVASKFSETCTPTLHEIQMEDLGHSFESNTIQWMELTLLKALGWRLSSTTAYSYMELLICSIDSLKPLQEDITTRVTKLLLAAISDSRLLEFRPSVVAVSALWCSLDEILIPSISNAYLPSITRLFNKAQKDDLVKCHMIMEAQQQVGSLHNLTHYHDCPSSPTTVLLKQPIDICDCHVNFSFLKIRGPNSNLIKSSRKKRKREEQ from the exons ATGGAAAACTTGCTGTGTGATGAGGCGTGGCCGTCCAGCCCTGTAGCGCCCATTGATCATCAGAGTACAGAGAGCTACCGTGGTTCGTTTTATCCGACTAAGGAAGACTCCGAGGAGGCCCTTTCTATCTACCTGGAGAAGGAGATCAGTTACATGCCTGAAGCTAATTACGTGGAGCATCTCCGGTCGCAAAATTTGACCAATGCTAGATATAGAGCCACTCGGTGGCTTTTTCGG TCCAGAAGTCGCTTGAATCTCCCTTTTGGAGCTGCTTTCAATGCTGCAAATTACCTTGATCGGTTCATATCTATGAATCAATGCAAT GGATGGAGCTATTGGATGGTTGAATTATTGTCTGTTGCGTGCTTATCTGTTGCCTCCAAGTTCAGTGAAACCTGCACTCCTACGTTGCATGAAATTCAG ATGGAGGATTTGGGCCATTCATTTGAGTCAAACACAATCCAGTGGATGGAATTGACGCTGTTAAAGGCCTTAGGATGGCGTCTTAGCTCTACAACGGCTTATTCTTACATGGAATTGTTGATATGTAGCATTGACTCCTTGAAACCTCTTCAAGAAGATATTACTACCCGAGTCACTAAGTTACTTCTTGCAGCTAtttcag ATTCAAGATTGTTGGAGTTTaggccaagtgttgttgctgtatCTGCTCTTTGGTGCAGTCTAGACGAGATACTAATTCCATCAATATCCAATGCCTACCTCCCCTCCATTACAAGACTCTTTAATAAAGCTCAAAAG GATGATTTGGTCAAGTGCCATATGATCATGGAAGCTCAACAGCAGGTCGGCTCTTTGCACAACTTAACACACTATCATGACTGCCCTTCAAGTCCCACGACAGTGTTGCTGAAGCAGCCCATTGACATATGTGACTGCCATGTCAATTTCTCTTTCTTGAAGATCCGTGGTCCAAACAGCAATCTTATCAAATCaagtaggaagaaaagaaagcgGGAAGAACAGTAA
- the LOC133873043 gene encoding thaumatin-like protein has translation MATSPFLLPLLVFVIASLTFANGAQLILVNNCNESVWPGILGGGGQPTPKDGGFHLGSGEEVVLDMPEKWSGRIWGRQGCYFDNSGKGSCSSGDCTGQLHCRGRGGVPPATVVEMTLGTSYSPLHYYDVSLVDGFNLPVSMKPVGGGVGCGVASCEVDLNICCPSSLEVKKGGKVVGCKSACLAMQSAKYCCTGDYANPKACKPTLFAHLFKAICPKAYSFAFDDSTSLNKCRASRYVITFCPAT, from the exons ATGGCAACTTCCCCATTTCTGTTACCTCTTCTCGTCTTTGTAATCGCCTCTCTCACCTTCGCAA ATGGGGCACAACTCATTCTAGTCAACAATTGCAATGAAAGTGTATGGCCGGGAATACTTGGCGGCGGAGGACAGCCGACCCCTAAAGACGGCGGTTTCCATCTTGGCAGCGGAGAGGAGGTTGTCCTTGACATGCCGGAAAAGTGGTCAGGAAGGATCTGGGGTAGGCAAGGCTGTTACTTTGATAATAGTGGAAAAGGCTCATGTTCTAGTGGGGATTGTACTGGCCAATTACATTGCCGAGGCAGAGGTGGTGTGCCACCAGCAACGGTGGTCGAAATGACACTTGGGACCTCTTATTCGCCCTTACATTACTATGATGTGAGTTTGGTTGATGGCTTCAATTTGCCTGTCTCGATGAAACCTGTAGGGGGTGGTGTTGGGTGTGGTGTAGCATCGTGTGAGGTTGATTTGAACATTTGCTGCCCATCATCATTGGAAGTGAAGAAGGGAGGCAAGGTGGTGGGGTGTAAGAGTGCCTGCTTGGCTATGCAATCGGCTAAGTATTGCTGCACAGGGGACTATGCAAACCCAAAGGCTTGCAAACCTACCctatttgcacatctctttaaGGCTATTTGCCCAAAGGCTTATAGTTTTGCTTTTGATGACTCTACCAGCCTCAACAAATGCAGGGCTTCCCGGTATGTTATCACTTTCTGCCCTGCTACGTGA
- the LOC133873937 gene encoding light-harvesting complex-like protein OHP1, chloroplastic — protein sequence MASSSSMLSSSLLPARAQVFRGNQQLKLLNHRNLNGTTFKKKASFWVRAAKLPAGVEMPKVEPKFIAPFLGFTKTAEIWNSRACMIGLIGTFIVELILNKGILQLIGVEIGKGLDLPL from the exons ATGGCATCTTCATCTTCAATGTTATCATCTTCTCTCCTCCCAGCGAGAGCTCAAGTATTTCGTGGAAACCAACAACTCAAGCTTCTCAATCATCGTAATCTGAATGGTACAACCTTCAAGAAGAAAGCTTCTTTCTGGGTCCGTGCTGCAAAGCTTCCTGCAGGA GTGGAAATGCCCAAAGTAGAGCCAAAATTCATTGCCCCTTTTCTTGGTTTCACAAAGACAGCTGAAATTTGGAATTCTAGAGCTTGTATGATTGGCCTTATTGGAACTTTCATTGTAGAATTG ATATTAAACAAGGGAATACTACAGTTGATTGGGGTGGAGATAGGGAAAGGGCTTGATCTTCCACTTTGA
- the LOC133872982 gene encoding uncharacterized protein LOC133872982, with amino-acid sequence MAEDGPNWEGLLKWSLAHTDGTRPTRNLSEEDRRWFMEAMQAQSVDVIKRMKEITLVMQTPEQVLEAQGVSPGDIEGMLDELQEHVESIDMANDLHSIGGLVPLLGYLKNPHANIRAKAADVVTTIVQNNPHSQQLVMEANGLEPLLSNFSSDPDVTVQTKALGAISSLIRHNKPGITAFRLANGYAALRDALGSESVRFQRKALNLIQYLLHENSSDCNLVSELGFPRIMMHLASSEDAEVREAALRGLLELARDKTKGDDGRVGEEDEKLKQLLQERINGISLMSPEDLGAAQEERQLLDSLWNTCYNEPSSLREKGLLVLPGEDAPPPDVASNHFEPPLRAWAANPSADKSPGPEKKAAPLLLGPGPPETSDSRNN; translated from the exons ATGGCTGAAGATGGACCCAACTGGGAAGGATTGCTCAAATGGAGCCTCGCTCACACCGACGGTACTCGCCCCACTCGCAATCTAAG TGAGGAGGATCGAAGATGGTTCATGGAAGCTATGCAAGCACAGAGTGTTGATGTGATTAAGCGCATGAAAGAGATAACTCTGGTTATGCAGACTCCTGAGCAAGTCTTGGAGGCTCAAGGAGTCTCTCCGGGTGATATTGAAG GTATGTTGGATGAGCTGCAAGAGCACGTCGAGTCTATCGACATGGCCAACG ACCTTCACTCAATTGGTGGTTTGGTTCCTCTTCTCGGTTACCTGAAAAACCCCCATGCAAACATTCGAGCAAAGGCTGCGGATGTTGTAACAACTATTGTCCAGAACAATCCCCACAGTCAACAACTAGTCATGGAAGCAAATGGTTTAGAACCCCTCCTTTCTAATTTTTCTTCAGATCCTGATGTGACTGTTCAAACCAAAGCACTTGGAGCAATATCTT CTTTAATCCGGCACAACAAACCAGGAATCACAGCATTCCGTCTGGCAAATGGTTATGCAGCCTTGAGAGATGCTTTAGGTTCCGAGAGTGTAAGATTTCAAAG GAAAGCCCTCAATTTGATCCAGTACCTACTACATGAAAATAGTTCAGACTGCAACCTAGTCAGCGAGCTAGGATTTCCTCGCATAATGATGCACCTTGCCTCAAGTGAAGATGCAGAGGTACGAGAGGCTGCCCTTCGGGGCCTTCTCGAGCTTGCTCGAGACAAGACAAAGGGGGACGATGGCAGAGTAggtgaagaagatgagaaattgaAGCAACTTCTCCAAGAACGGATCAATGGTATTAGCTTGATGTCACCTGAAGATCTTGGGGCTGCTCAGGAGGAGAGGCAGCTTCTAGACTCCCTGTGGAATACCTGTTACAATGAGCCATCTTCTTTGCGAGAGAAGGGGCTTCTTGTTCTTCCTGGGGAAGATGCACCCCCGCCTGATGTTGCCAGCAATCATTTTGAACCTCCTCTTAGAGCTTGGGCTGCAAACCCTTCTGCTGATAAGAGTCCCGGTCCTGAAAAGAAAGCGGCTCCTTTGCTTTTAGGACCAGGTCCTCCTGAGACTTCAGACAGTCGGAATAATTAA
- the LOC133873936 gene encoding uncharacterized protein LOC133873936, translating to MMIRVAVNLSRAATSAARSASLGLNSSRPCGPSLLSPPPFRSLHDANPVALQMINYALSHARSQKSDESYAQGLLVLEQCLSTQPSEGQDAENSRGLVLLAMSTLFSERGNFGEAVERLQRIEDLKHSYLGVRVAALEALVGLHLELGQDDSSSVIADKCLELVEKEDAIGGVGNPVVLSACAKAAKGMVELVRGNLKLAIICLQGFKESEGITGSVGLSIGELLHATQSFSLAKEAYQKVIQRASENKDFSDLNALAACNMSSEEILLAATCALGQLEAHMGNFGDAEEILTRALSKTEEHFGPHHPKVGVVLTCMALMFRRKAMQERSSSLLIQEGLYRKALELLKAPLVDTDDTGAKVDKTDIVALARGGYAEVLCVQQNRKVQGEKMKSWAEAAWRNRRLSLAEALEISDPSFKVPVIDARTCRTI from the exons ATGATGATTCGCGTCGCAGTTAATCTCTCTAGAGCGGCGACCTCCGCCGCAAGATCCGCCAGTCTGGGTCTGAATTCATCTAGACCCTGCGGTCCCTCTTTGTTATCACCACCACCGTTCAGATCGCTTCACGATGCGAACCCGGTCGCTCTTCAGATGATCAATTACGCCCTCTCCCATGCCAGGTCACAAAAATCAG ATGAATCTTACGCGCAAGGTCTTCTGGTACTGGAGCAGTGCCTTTCCACTCAGCCAAGTGAGGGCCAAGACGCTGAGAATTCAAGGGGATTAGTCTTGCTGGCCATGTCTACCTTATTCTCTGAAag AGGGAATTTTGGTGAAGCAGTTGAGAGACTTCAGAGAATCGAAGATTTAAAGCACTCTTATTTAGGTGTTAGAG TTGCTGCATTGGAAGCTCTTGTTGGGCTTCATCTAGAGCTGGGGCAG GATGATTCTTCATCAGTGATCGCAGATAAATGCTTAGAACTAGTTGAGAAAGAAGATGCAATAGGTGGTGTTGGAAACCCTGTGGTCTTGAGTGCTTGTGCTAAAGCGGCCAAAGGGATGGTTGAACTTGTCCGTGGAAATCTGAAATTAG CCATTATATGTTTGCAAGGATTTAAGGAAAGTGAAGGAATTACTG GTAGTGTTGGTCTATCAATTGGAGAACTCTTGCATGCTACACAGAGTTTTTCATTGGCAAAAGAGGCATACCAAAAAGTAATTCAAAGGGCGTCTGAGAATAAAGATTTTAGCGACTTAAATGCCTTAGCAGCTTGTAATATGTCATCAGAGGAAATATTGTTGGCAGCCACGTGTGCATTAGGACAGCTTGAGGCACACATGGG AAACTTCGGTGATGCAGAGGAGATATTAACAAGGGCGTTATCTAAAACAGAGGAACATTTTG GCCCTCATCACCCAAAAGTTGGTGTTGTCTTAACCTGCATGGCTCTTATGTTTAGGCGTAAAGCAATGCAGGAGCGTTCAAGTTCTCTTTTGATTCAAGAG GGACTATATAGAAAGGCATTAGAGTTGTTGAAAGCTCCACTAGTGGATACAGATG ATACAGGAGCAAAGGTAGATAAAACTGATATAGTGGCCCTTGCAAGAG GTGGGTATGCAGAAGTACTCTGCGTCCAACAGAACAGAAAGGTTCAAGGAGAGAAAATGAAGAGTTGGGCTGAGGCTGCATGGCGGAACCGCAGGCTCTCCCTCGCCGAGGCACTAGAAATATCAGACCCTTCTTTCAAAGTGCCAGTTATAGATGCTCGAACCTGCAGGACCATATAG